In one window of Henckelia pumila isolate YLH828 chromosome 1, ASM3356847v2, whole genome shotgun sequence DNA:
- the LOC140894451 gene encoding uncharacterized protein produces the protein MAVNANLSLRQLGTPDPNQQPLCITFPTLENNANFELKSGLIHLVPAFHGLPGLLSYDRSMLDAASGGVFVEKTPVQARNLIENMAANSQQFGTNRSDPAPRKSNEIARVCGICTQVGHATDMCPTLQEGSAEQVNAAGGFPGPPQQKYDPYSNTYNPGWRDHPNLRYGNPPANQAYRPPYPPPQRPPIPTPGESLENIVQNLATNTLAFQQDTRTSIQNLNIKMGQLAAAISKLEAQNSSRLPSQTVVNQKDNVSAITLRSGKELQIQDGLVKEPDSRKNEGIKELYETFRRCEVSAVIQRKVPTKCKDPGMFSIPCQIGGVQLDTAMLDLGASINVMTYSVYASLNLGPLNETDIVIQMVDRSTIFPRGLLENVLVEVGDLVFPADFYVLDMKSNQLNSPILLGRPFLKTSKSIIDVDNGNLRMEFDGKIAKFDIFDTLKIPARESVVNILVTPAEISTAENFFSDMQALKTATKCPPDNAKRMPMRKEKRGQGASTSKKLMQQILGTKFFGKCFKWVKVDKGTI, from the exons atggctgttAACGCTAATCTGAGTttgagacaattgggcactcctgatccaaaCCAACAGCCCTTGTGCATTACTTTCcctactctagaaaataatgctaattttgaattgaaatctGGACTGATACACTTAGtgcctgcttttcatggtcttccAG GGTTGTTGTCttatgacaggagtatgctggatgcggctagtggaggagtttttgtggaaaAAACTCCGGTGCAAGCAAGGAACTTAATAgaaaatatggctgccaattctcagcaatttggcaccaataGAAGTGATCCTGCACCAAGGAAGAGTAATGAG attGCAAGGGTATGTGGAATTTGCACTCAAGTgggacatgcaactgacatgtgtcccactctTCAAGAGGGATCTGCGGAGCAAGTCAATGCAGCAGGAGGATTTCCAGGGCCACCTCAGCAGAAGTATGATCCTTACTCtaacacatacaatccaggtTGGAGGGATCATCCAAACCTCAGATATGGCAATCCTCCAGCaaatcaagcttataggccgCCGTACCCTCCACCACAGCGTCCTCCGATTCCTACGCCAGGTGAGTCTCTTGAAAACATAGTTCAGAATCTTGCCACTAATACCTTGGCTTTCCAACAGGACACCAGGACGAGCAtccaaaacttaaatatcaAAATGGGGCAGCTTGCTGCAGCAATTAGCAAGTTGGAAGCACAAAATTCCAGCCGTTTGCCTTCACAAACAGTGGTGAATCAGAAGGATAACGTGAGTGCTATCactttgaggagtggaaaggagCTGCAGATTCAAGACGGATTGGTCAAAGAACCG GACTCTAGGAAAAATGAGGGGATAAAGGAgctctatgaaacttttcgtagatgcgaG gtTTCTGCCGTTATTCAAAGAAAGGTacctacaaaatgcaaggacccaGGTATGTTCTCGATTCCATGTCAAATAGGAGGTGTTCAGCTTGATACGGCCatgctagatttaggagcatctATTAACGTCATGacatactctgtttatgcttccttaaatcTTGGGCCTTTGAATGAAACTGATATTGTTATCCAAATGGTTGATCGATCTACTATTTTTCCAAGGGGTTTGTTAGAAAATGTTTTAGTAGAAGTTGGTGACTTGGTCTTTCCTGCTGATTTCTATGTTCTTGACATGAAAAGTAATCAAttgaatagtcctattttgttaggaagaccatttttgaaaacttctaaGTCTATCATAGATGTTGATAACGGTAATCTCAGGATGGAATTCGATGGAAAAATTgctaaatttgatatttttgataccctgaAAATTCCTGCCcgtgaaagtgttgttaatatTCTTGTAACACCTGCTGAAATTTCTACTGCTGAAAACTTTTTCTCTGATATGCAGGCACTAAAAACTGCGACAAAATGTCCTCCTGATAACGCGAAAAGGATGCCCATGAGAAAAGAGAAACGGGGTCAAGGAGCTAGCACCTCCAAGAAATTGATGCAGCAAATTCTTGGGAcaaaattttttggaaaatgttttaaatgggtgaaggtggacaaaGGAACCATTTAA